Below is a window of Hydrogenimonas sp. DNA.
TTTCTAACAAAGGAAGCCAAACATGAAGAAACGATTTAGTGAAGAGCAGATCGTCAAAATTTTGCAGGAGGCGGAGCGGGCCGCGACAGACCAGGAGGTCATCCGAAAGCACAATATATCCGATACGACGTTCTACCGGTGGAAAAAGCTCTATGGAGGCATGGGGGTTTCCGAGGTCAAGCGGCTCAAAGAGCTCGAAAGGGAGAACGCCAGGCTGAAAAAGCTGCTGGCGGAGCAGATACTCGTCAACGATGCGCTGAAGGATGTTGTCGAAAAAAAGTGGTAAGGCCCGACCAGAAGCGTGCAGCGGTGCGGATGATGCAAGCGCACAACGTCTCGCAACGGCGGGCCTGCCAGGAGATCGGCGTGAGCCGGTCGAGTATGGTCTACAAACCGAGACAGCCCTTCAAGGACGAGGTGCTGGCCGAATCGGTCAAAGCGCTCAGCGAGAAATATCCCCGTTTCGGCTATCGCCGCATCGGTGTGATGCTGGGTTGGGAAATGAACGAGACGATCAACGCTAAGCGGATCTATCGCCTATGGACAATGCTGAACCTGCAGCTGCCGAAGAAGCGTCCCAGGCGCAGACGTCCGGGAACCGACCCGATCAAACTGCAATCCGGGCATATCAATCATGTCTGGAGCTACGATTTCGTCAGCGACCGTGCCGCCAATGGGCAGAAGCTCAAGATTCTGGTGGTCGTAGACGAATACACAAGAGAATGCCTGGCACTGGAGGTAGCGGCTTCCATCAGGACGCACCATCTCATCGATACGCTCTCTCGCCTGATGACACTGTACGGCAGGCCCAAATTCATCCGCAGTGACAATGGGCCGGAGTTCACGGCTAAGGCGGTTATTCAATGGCTGACAGACAATGATATCGGTCCGGCTTTCATCAAGCCAGGCTCTCCCTGGCAGAACGCCTATGTGGAAAGCTTCAATGGAAAATTCAGGGACGAGTGTCTGAACAGGGAGTGGTTTTACAATCGGAAAGAGGCCGCTGTCATCATCGAAAAATGGCGAAATCATTACAATCACGAACGACCGCACAGCTCACTGGACAAACAGCCACCGGCCAAGGTTTCAGGCAGAAAATATGTCGCCTGATATACAATCAAAATCTAACTCTGGGATTGGACCTAAATTTGGGGGCAGGTCAATCTCCTTAGCGATCTGCTCCGGCAGAAGCCCCAGGGACTCCTCCACTCTTTTCGTATTTCCGTGCGGTATGAACCTATCCTCATATTCGAAAGAGTCGATCTCGACTTTGTGCAGAGCATCCGGTTTCATCACTTCCATGATCGCCGATGCGACACCCCCCTCTTTCGCTCCATCGCTGAAAACGAACCATTTTGAAAACTTCTCTGCCGCCCTCTCGAGCAGTTCGGTGTCTATAGGTTTTACGAAACGCAAGTCCAGTATCGCGGCTTTCACTCCGGCACTCATAAGCTCATCTGCCGTCTTCACGGCCCGTCCGACCCCGTTACCGTAACCTATCAGCAGTATCTCTCCCTCTTCCTCGAGATACTCCGCTCTACCGAGCTCGAAGGGTGACGCTTCGTATCTTCCGTTTTCGAGCATCATCGCCCCCCGCGGGTACCTGAAGGCGCAGGGTGTCGGGAAAGTCGAAGCATACTCTACCGCAAGCTCCAGGGTTGCGTTGTCACGCGGAGCGAAAAGTGTCATATTGGGGATGATTCGCAGATACCCTATATCGAATGCACCCTGGTGCGTCTCTCCATCCTCGCCGACAATCCCGGCTCTGTCGATCGCAAAGGCGACCGGTACGTTCATCAGTGCGATATCGTGCACAATCTGGTCGAATCCTCTTTGAAGAAAGGTGGAGTAGATGGCGACAAAAGGTTTGAAGCCCTCTTTTGCCAGAGGCCCCATCGATGTAACGGCATGCTGCTCGGCTATTCCGACATCCCAGAACCGCTCAGGGAACTTCTCCATCAAAAGTTTTATCCCGGTTCCGCTCGGCATCGCGGCAGTTACACCCACAATCTTCCCGTCGCTCTTTGCCAGTTCACACAGCTTGTTGCCGAAGATCTCCGTTGCGCTTTTGGAACCGCCTCTTTTCAGACTCTCTCCGCTCTCCTTGTCGAAAGGTCCCACTCCGTGCCAGTGCTCGTAGTACCCTTCCGCGATTTTGTAACCCTTGCCTTTGATTGTCTGCGCATGTACGATAACCGGTTTTCGCATCTCCTTCGCGACTGTGAGAGTCTCTATGAGCTGCTCCAGATCGTGACCGTCGACCGGGCCGATATACTCCAGCCCCATCTCTTCGAAAAGTATGCCCGGGGTTATCATTCTTATACCCTCTTCCATCCTTTTCGCCATATATGCGGCTGAGTCCGGCAGATGTTCGAGCATCTTCTCCGTCCTCTCTTTGAACTTCTGATAGAAGGGGCTTGCCATTGCCTGGGAGAGTATTCGGCTGATCGCACCGATAGGTTTTGCAATGCTCATCTCATTGTCGTTCAGTATAATGACTGCCGGGTATTTCCTGTCACCCAGTTCATTGAGAGCCTCATAGACCATCCCCGCGCTCATAGCCCCGTCTCCGATCATAGCTACAGGTATCCGCTCCCCCTCCTCACCTTTCAGCCTGATAGCCTTGGCGGCTCCGACGGCCAGAGATACGGATGTGGAGCTGTGTCCGGCTACATAGTAGTCGTAAGGGGATTCAGAAGGCTTCGTGTATCCGCTTATTCCGCCGAACTGGCGCAGTGTCTCGAATCTATCCCACCTATCCGTAAGAAGTTTGTGGGCATAGGCCTGATGGCTCACATCGAACAGGAAGGGATCCTTTTCGACGTCAAAAACGTAATGCATCGCAACTATCAGGTCTGTCGCACCTAGAGTACTGCTCAAATGACCGCCGTGCCGGCTGACAACATCCAATATAAGTTTGCGTATCTCATCCGCGAGCTTCTCGAGCTCCGGCAGACTCATCTCTTTTATATTCATCCGTTCCCTTGATTGACGGTTCCGAAAACCGCTTCCTTGATTCTTTCAAACCTGTGCATTATCTCACCGTCTATATTTCCTATATCGCTCTGAATAATAACTCCGCCGGCTCCTACAGCCGGATCCGCCGTTATCTCCACCCCGCTGCCGCTCTCGGCAAGATTGGCTTTCAGGTAGTCGTAATCATCCGGATTGACTTTGAGAGTGATCTTGGCGGCATCCTTCACCTCCGCAAGTAGCAGCCTGGCAAGTCTAAGCGCCACCTCTTTGGAGTCGCTTTGCACCTCTTTGGCAACAACCTGTTTCGCAAGGTCTAGCGCAGTCTCTATAAGCTCCTCTTCTATCGTATCTACTTTCCGAAGGAACATCTCTCTGCTCTGTTCAAGTGCTTCGACAGCCGTGGCCAGCCGCCTTCTCTGCTCTTCGAGGGCGCTCTCGACCTGCTCCATGCACTCCTTCGTACCCGCCTCTTTTCCAGCTTCGAAAGCGGCTGCTTTCTCCTCTTCGATGCGCTTTTCAAACTCCTGCTGCTGCTTTTCGAGCTGCATCTGCATCTTGACGAGGTTGGTGGAGAGCTCATCCGCCTTTTTCAGCATCTGCTCCACAACTTCATCTCTTCTCTCTACCGGCTGCGGCTGGTCGGAAGATACCGTCTGCTCCTCCTCTCCGGTACTCTCTTCGAGCACCTCCTCGTGCAGGTGCCCATCCTCGTTTTTCGGACCTTCGGCGAGAACTTTGAAGTGGTACTTCTGGATCACATGCCCGCTTGTTTTGTTCGGTGGGATAACAGTCTCCATTTTACTCTATCATCTCCTCTGCCTCTCCGATGCTGACTACCCCCTCTTCGGCCAGCTTCTGAACGACTTCGACAATCTTCCTCTGGGCACCCTCCACCTCTTTCACTTTTACGGCACCCATAAACTGCATCTCCTCTTCGAAAGCCTCCCTGGCACGCTGGGACATGTTCGACAAAAAGCGCTCTTTCAACTCTACCGGAGCGCTTTTGAGTGCAAGCATCAGATCCTTTTTGTCCACAGATTTAAGAATCTCTCTTATCGCATTGTTGTCCAGATTCACTATATCTTCGAAGGTAAACATCATCTCTTTGATAGCACTGGCGAGCTGCTCATCGAGCTGTTCTATCTGAACAAGCGTAGATTTCGCAGCCTTCTGGCCAAGGCGGTTGAATATGTCGGCAACCGCTCTCGGTCCGCCGACCTCTACCTTGTAACTTGCAAGAGACTCCAGCTTGTTCTCCAAAACGGTAGATACCCGCTTGATGATCTGCGGAGATATATCTCCCAGATTCGCCATACGCATGGCTATTTCGGCACGAAGGTCATCTTCGAAAAAGCTCAGGACATTGGCCGCATCACCCGGATCCATATGGGCGAGTATGAGTGCGATCGTCTGCGGATGCTCGTTGACGATGAAATCGGCAAGCTGCTGGGGCTTGATTTTGGAGAGAAAACCGAAATTCTGGCTGCTCTGCATGGTTTTAGAAAGGCGCTCTATTATCTTCTTCGCCTCCTCGGGGCCGAGAGCCTTGTAGAGAATCTCCTTCGCATACTCCAACCCTCCGGTACTCAGGTACTGGTTGGACTGCATTATCGCGTAGAACTCCTCCAGTATCGCCATGGCCACAGGCCTATCGATTGTTTTCGCCATAGCGATAAACTTGGAGATCTCGGTAATCGCTTCCACATCTAGATGAGCGAATATGTTTGTAGTCACATCCTCGCCCAGCTGGATAAGAAGAATGGCTATCTTCTCCGCCATCGACAACTCTTCAAGCTGGGCCTGCTGCTGAGGCGTCAACTGCACACTCACGAGCTCTCCTTTTTGATTTTGCTGGCCGCATTCTGCTCCAGTTCGTTCTCGTCACGGATAAGAGCATTGATCAGTGCCGCAAACTCATCCGTCTTCTCTTCGGCCATCTCCTTGATCTTGTCCAGTAATATATCATATTTGAGCTCCTCTTCACTGAGCTCTTCCGTCAGCCCGAGCTGTTCTTCCACCTTTTTACGCATTTCGGTAAACTTTTCGGTCAGCGACTCATGCTCCTCCTCTCCCAGGCTGAGAACAGGCTCTCCCTCTGTGCTCTCCTCTACCGGAATCTCGAGCATTCTCTCGCTGAACGGGGCGATGACCTTTTTATAGAAGAGAAAGAGAACGATGGCAAGCAGAAGATACTTCAGTACCGGAACTATAGGTTCTACATATGAGTAGAAGGTGGAGACGGCCGTTTTGTATAGGTTCGGTTCCATCTCACGTGCTACAGACTCGAATTTGAAATTCGATACACTAACCTCATCGCCGCGTCTGCTGTCGAAGCCGATCGCCTGTTTTACCAGAGAAGAGATTTTCTCCAGCTCTTCCGGAGTCCTTGGGACATACTCCATGCCGCCCTCTCCGGACGGGGTGTACTTCCCGTCGACAACAACTGCCGCCGTGACGCGCTTGATGGATGCGAACGGGCCCTTTATATTCGATACCGTTTTCGATATCTCGTAGTTCGTAGTGGTTGTAGACTTCTGGTACTTCTCTTTATTGGAAGATGACTCGAGTCCCTGTACGGGACCGATATTGCTTACGGCACCGGGAACACCTCCTGTTTGGGCCGGCCCAGAACCCTCACGCTTCTCCTCCAGACTCTGCTCGCTTCTGACCACATTCTCCGGGTCGTAACGCTCCTCGACACTCTCTCTTCTGGAGAAATCGAAATCGATGGTCACTTTGGCCACCACACGATCCTTCGAGCCTATGAATGGTGCCAGTATATTCACTATCTTCCGCTCATATGCGGATTCGTAGCGGTTTTTGTAATCTATCTGCAGCTTCGCAAGCTCTCCATCGGCCCCCTCTTCACCGCTCTCGTTCAGCGGTTCGCCGAACTCATTGACGATTTTCACATTCTGCGGTGAGAGATTCGGCACCGCAGCGGCGACAATATTCTTTATTCCGGCTATCTGCTTTCTGGAGAGGCGCATTCCTTCGACCGTCTTGACCACAACCGAGGCACTGGGGGGAGTAGACTTGGAGACAAAGACACTCTCCTTGGGAAGCGCCAGATGTACAGAGGCGCTCTCTATGGGTTGAAGACTCTGTATCGTCCGTGACAGTTCCCCTTCAAGAGCTCTCAAAAACTTCACTTTCTGGTCGAAATCCGTAGAGCCGAACTGCTGGGTATCGAATAGTTCGAAGCCTACATGGCTCTCCTTGGGGATTCCCTGGGAGGCTACATCTATCCTGACCCTGTAGACCATTTCACGAGGGACCTCTATTACCCCGTCTTTTGGAATTCTGTATGATACTCCCTCTTTTTCGAGCTCCTGAATCACAAGAGCCGCGTCTTTACTGCTCAGATGATCGAACAGCACGGCATACTCACCGCTCCTGGAGGAGGAGGTATACATCACCAGAAAGACTATGAAGCCTATAACGGCCAGCAGCGTCCCGGCTATAACGAGTTTCTGCGCGCGGTTGAGCCTCTCATAGAGCCTGGTGAGCTGTGTTGCCAGATCTTTGAAATTCATCTTGTCCCACTATCCAGCAGTTGATCCATCGCTTCGAAAAAACGGATATTCTCTTCCGGTTTTCCTATCGTGATCCTAACGGCGTTTATGCCGTACCCTTTCAGATCCCTGACGATTATTCCCTTGCGCAGGAGCGCATCGCTCAACTCCGTGGAGTCGAGCGGGTCTTCAAACATATATGTTATGAAGTTTGTATAGCTCTCTATAGCTTCTATGCCAGCCTTTCTAGCGAAAGATATATACTCTTTCATCTGCTCGAAGCAGTTTTCAAGCGTCATCTCCACGAACTCTCTGTCACCGAGCGCCTGCTCCGCGGCAATGAGACTGAGGGTAGTGACGTTGAACGGAGGTCTTAGTTTATACAGCCCCTTGATGATCTCTTCGGAGGCGATACCGTAACCTATACGCATACCGCCCAACCCATACGCCTTGGAGAAGGTTCCAAGGTATAGAAGGTGTGGAAACCTTTCGGTCATTGCGGCCGGATCGAGCGCTTTGGATCGGTCTTTATAGGCCGCATACTCCTGATAGGCCCCGTCGAGAACCACCAGAGTGTCACGATCTACCGCATCGACGAAATTCTCTATGTCCACCCTGTCCAGGCAGTCTCCGGTAGGGTTGTTGGGCGCACAGATAAAGATGATTTCAGGTCTGTGCTCTTTGTAGAGAGAGTAGATCGCGTCGAGGTCGTGACTTATGCCGGGGGCCTTGATTACCGAGGCACCGCACTGGGCGGCATATATCTGGTACATGGCGAAGGTTATCTCGCTCTGCAGAATCTTGGCGCCGCCGTAGAGTTTGGCTCTGCAGGCGAGCTCTATTACCTGATCGCTTCCGGCACCTATGATGAGATTGGAACTTGAGACCCCGAAGTGTCTGCCGAGCCTCTCTTTGAGTGAACCCATCGTGTCATCCGGATATCGGAACATAAGATCCGCAGACTTTTGAACCGCCTCGACCGCTTTCGGGCTGCATCCGTATGGATTTTCGTTGGAAGCGAGTTTTATGATTTCAGAGGGCTCTATGCCGAACTCCCGGACGACCAGCTCTATAGGCTTGCCCGGCTCGTAAGTCTTCAGGTGTTCGATGACCGGATTGAATTTCATTCTCTTCCTTAACCGTTCTGAACGTAACTGCCCAGAATTTTTATGCTCTCTTTATGCTTTTGCAGAACCTCTTTGATCGCAGGTTCATCCTTGTGGCCCTCAAAGTCTATATAGAACCAGTAGTCAAACTCCGCTTCACCGGATGCCGGCCTGCTCTCAATCTTTTTGAGGTTTATACCCGCTTCATGAAAACTGCGCAGAAACTCGTAGAGGCTTCCCGGTTTGTCCGACAGCTTCGCCAGAATCGAAGTCTTGTCCGATCCGCTCGGTTCGTTTTCGAAATCTCCCAGAATGATAAAACGCGTTCTGTTTTTATGGTTATCCTCGATATTTTCGAACATTATGGGCACATTGTAGAGCTTCGCCGCGATATGGGAGCAGATCGCCGCACTCTGCGTATCGGCGGCAGCAAGCCTGGCAGCTTTTGCCGTGGACTCCACCGGAACATACTCCACCGTATCGAGTTCATGCTCCAGTAGAAAGCTTCTGCACTGGTTGAACGCTATATCTTTGGAGTAGATCCGCTCTATCCGGCGCAGGTGCTCCGCCTTGGTGACGAAGGAGTGGTGTATCGGCAGATAGAGCTCCGCGACTATTTTAAGGTCGCTCTCGGCCAGCTCATCCAGTGTCTCGCCCACGAAACCGTTTGTATTGTTCTCAATGGGGACAACGGCAAACCTGGCCCGATCGGCGTGGACAGCCTTGAATACCGCCGGAATGGAGTGTAGAGGAATATATTCGCTCATCGCCCCGAAGCGGTTTTCGGCGGCCTGGTGCGTAAAGCTGCCCTCCGGTCCGAGATAGGCTACCCGCTGCGGCTGCTCGAAGTTCCTGGCAACCGCGAAAATCTCCAGAAATATAGCCTCTATGGCCGGCTCGGTAAGTGGTCCTTCATTCTTTTGAACGAGCCTTTTTATGATCGCCTTCTCCCTCTCCGGCCTATATATCGAAGCCCCGGTCCTGTGTTTGAGCTCTCCGACTCTCTGCACAACTTCTATACGCCTGTTAAGAAGCTCCAGCAGCCTGTCGTCGATCGCGTCGATCTGCTTTCTGAGCTCTTCAAGATTCATGCGGCACCTCTCTCATATGATTCATACCATTCGCCTACACTCCCGCAGACCCACTCCGGCTCTATCCGCTCCAGCTCCTCAGCGACTTCATCCGCGGAAGCTATCTTTCCGCTCAGAACCAGTGCCGTACGCATACCCATCTCCTTGGCCCCTTTGAGATCACCGGTCAGATCGTCGCTGACCATGACAACGCTTCCCGGTTCAGCGGAACCTCCCTGCTCTCTCAACATATCGAGAGCCAGGCTGTAGAATCTCTCACTCGGCTTCCCAACCACTTCATAATCGCGACCGGTGGCGAAAGAGAGCATCTTCAAAATCGCCCCTACACCCGGGTACCTTCTACCGCTTTTGGCATAGAGAGAGGTTTCGTGCATTCCTATAAGCGCGGCACCTCCCAAAAGCGCCTCTATCATCGTGGCGAACTCATCGTTGCCAAAATCCTCTTTTATACTCACAAGAACGGCCTCGGGAGAGTCGTACTCAAGCCTGTAGCCCCTCTCCCGCAGCACTCTCAAAAAAGGCTCGGTGCCGTAGGCGGCGACGCGGCAGGGGGGCAGAACACTCTCCAGAACCATCAGCGGATCGAGGTACTGCTCGTCGGAGAAGTCGAACCCCAAGCCCCGCAGGTAGCCTCTGAATTCGGCACTCTCCATCTTTGTATTGTTCGTCACGAGCATAAAGGGGACTCCTCTCTTTCTAAGCGACTCGATCACCTCCAGGGAACCGGGAATGGCTCTTTTGTCGGCATCGTCTATCAACGTTCCCTGTACATCGATCAGAAAACCTTTCACAGACACATCTTCTCCAGTTTTACAAGATCTTCGAAGCTCTCTCTTACCCTTATGCAGCGCTCTTTGCCCTCGATAACGGCCACCTCGGCGGGTCTTGGCCGCGTATTGTAGTTGCCGGCCATGACGAATCCGTAGGCGCCGGCGCTGTGTACAACCACCAGATCACCCGGCTCCGTCGCCGGAAGCAGACGGTTTTTGGCGAAGAAGTCACCGCTTTCACATACCGGCCCAACCAGGTCGGCCTCGCTCTCGCCGCCGCTTTTGCCTACCACCTCGACTTTGTGGTACGCATTGTAGAGACTCGGCCTCAAGAGGTCGTTCATACCGCCGTCGACGATGATGAACCTCTTCCCCTCGTTTACCTTTTCATAGAGCACTTTCGTAAGGAAGAAGCCGCTGTTGCCCACTATGAACCGTCCCGGTTCACAGATGACCGTGACATCCAGCCCGCGCAGTGCGGAGAAGATGGCCTGTGCATAGTCGTTCGGCGATATTGTCTTCTCATCGTCATAGACGATCCCGAGTCCGCCCCCTACATCGAAAAAGCGTATATCGATCTTTATCGCCTTCAGGCTGCGTACCAGATCCGCCACGATGGCGGCAGCCTCTCTTATGGGGTCCAACTCGGTCAGCTGCGAGCCGATATGGAAGTGTATCCCTACCGGGTCGAGATGCGGAGAGTTGTTGGCCCTTATATACATCCTTTTGGCGGTCTCTATGTCGACCCCGAATTTGTTCTCGTGCAGACCCGTCGAAATGTAGGGGTGTGTTTTGGGGTCGATATTGGGATTGACCCTTATGCTTATGCGGGCCTCTTTGCCCAGCCCGGAGGCTATCTCTTCGACACGCTCCATCTCCGCTTCGCTCTCCAGGTTCAGAAGCAGAATATCTTCTTTCAGCGCCTCTTCGATCTCATCGTCACGTTTTCCCACTCCGCTGAAGATTATCTTATATTTGGGAACACCGGAGAGCAGCGCCCGTCGCACCTCCCCTATCGAAACACAGTCCGCCC
It encodes the following:
- a CDS encoding mobile element protein, producing the protein MKKRFSEEQIVKILQEAERAATDQEVIRKHNISDTTFYRWKKLYGGMGVSEVKRLKELERENARLKKLLAEQILVNDALKDVVEKKW
- a CDS encoding mobile element protein yields the protein MVRPDQKRAAVRMMQAHNVSQRRACQEIGVSRSSMVYKPRQPFKDEVLAESVKALSEKYPRFGYRRIGVMLGWEMNETINAKRIYRLWTMLNLQLPKKRPRRRRPGTDPIKLQSGHINHVWSYDFVSDRAANGQKLKILVVVDEYTRECLALEVAASIRTHHLIDTLSRLMTLYGRPKFIRSDNGPEFTAKAVIQWLTDNDIGPAFIKPGSPWQNAYVESFNGKFRDECLNREWFYNRKEAAVIIEKWRNHYNHERPHSSLDKQPPAKVSGRKYVA
- a CDS encoding 1-deoxy-D-xylulose 5-phosphate synthase, which translates into the protein MNIKEMSLPELEKLADEIRKLILDVVSRHGGHLSSTLGATDLIVAMHYVFDVEKDPFLFDVSHQAYAHKLLTDRWDRFETLRQFGGISGYTKPSESPYDYYVAGHSSTSVSLAVGAAKAIRLKGEEGERIPVAMIGDGAMSAGMVYEALNELGDRKYPAVIILNDNEMSIAKPIGAISRILSQAMASPFYQKFKERTEKMLEHLPDSAAYMAKRMEEGIRMITPGILFEEMGLEYIGPVDGHDLEQLIETLTVAKEMRKPVIVHAQTIKGKGYKIAEGYYEHWHGVGPFDKESGESLKRGGSKSATEIFGNKLCELAKSDGKIVGVTAAMPSGTGIKLLMEKFPERFWDVGIAEQHAVTSMGPLAKEGFKPFVAIYSTFLQRGFDQIVHDIALMNVPVAFAIDRAGIVGEDGETHQGAFDIGYLRIIPNMTLFAPRDNATLELAVEYASTFPTPCAFRYPRGAMMLENGRYEASPFELGRAEYLEEEGEILLIGYGNGVGRAVKTADELMSAGVKAAILDLRFVKPIDTELLERAAEKFSKWFVFSDGAKEGGVASAIMEVMKPDALHKVEIDSFEYEDRFIPHGNTKRVEESLGLLPEQIAKEIDLPPNLGPIPELDFDCISGDIFSA
- a CDS encoding flagellar assembly protein FliH, translating into METVIPPNKTSGHVIQKYHFKVLAEGPKNEDGHLHEEVLEESTGEEEQTVSSDQPQPVERRDEVVEQMLKKADELSTNLVKMQMQLEKQQQEFEKRIEEEKAAAFEAGKEAGTKECMEQVESALEEQRRRLATAVEALEQSREMFLRKVDTIEEELIETALDLAKQVVAKEVQSDSKEVALRLARLLLAEVKDAAKITLKVNPDDYDYLKANLAESGSGVEITADPAVGAGGVIIQSDIGNIDGEIMHRFERIKEAVFGTVNQGNG
- a CDS encoding flagellar motor switch protein FliG produces the protein MSVQLTPQQQAQLEELSMAEKIAILLIQLGEDVTTNIFAHLDVEAITEISKFIAMAKTIDRPVAMAILEEFYAIMQSNQYLSTGGLEYAKEILYKALGPEEAKKIIERLSKTMQSSQNFGFLSKIKPQQLADFIVNEHPQTIALILAHMDPGDAANVLSFFEDDLRAEIAMRMANLGDISPQIIKRVSTVLENKLESLASYKVEVGGPRAVADIFNRLGQKAAKSTLVQIEQLDEQLASAIKEMMFTFEDIVNLDNNAIREILKSVDKKDLMLALKSAPVELKERFLSNMSQRAREAFEEEMQFMGAVKVKEVEGAQRKIVEVVQKLAEEGVVSIGEAEEMIE
- a CDS encoding flagellar M-ring protein FliF, producing MNFKDLATQLTRLYERLNRAQKLVIAGTLLAVIGFIVFLVMYTSSSRSGEYAVLFDHLSSKDAALVIQELEKEGVSYRIPKDGVIEVPREMVYRVRIDVASQGIPKESHVGFELFDTQQFGSTDFDQKVKFLRALEGELSRTIQSLQPIESASVHLALPKESVFVSKSTPPSASVVVKTVEGMRLSRKQIAGIKNIVAAAVPNLSPQNVKIVNEFGEPLNESGEEGADGELAKLQIDYKNRYESAYERKIVNILAPFIGSKDRVVAKVTIDFDFSRRESVEERYDPENVVRSEQSLEEKREGSGPAQTGGVPGAVSNIGPVQGLESSSNKEKYQKSTTTTNYEISKTVSNIKGPFASIKRVTAAVVVDGKYTPSGEGGMEYVPRTPEELEKISSLVKQAIGFDSRRGDEVSVSNFKFESVAREMEPNLYKTAVSTFYSYVEPIVPVLKYLLLAIVLFLFYKKVIAPFSERMLEIPVEESTEGEPVLSLGEEEHESLTEKFTEMRKKVEEQLGLTEELSEEELKYDILLDKIKEMAEEKTDEFAALINALIRDENELEQNAASKIKKESS
- a CDS encoding biosynthetic aromatic amino acid aminotransferase beta is translated as MKFNPVIEHLKTYEPGKPIELVVREFGIEPSEIIKLASNENPYGCSPKAVEAVQKSADLMFRYPDDTMGSLKERLGRHFGVSSSNLIIGAGSDQVIELACRAKLYGGAKILQSEITFAMYQIYAAQCGASVIKAPGISHDLDAIYSLYKEHRPEIIFICAPNNPTGDCLDRVDIENFVDAVDRDTLVVLDGAYQEYAAYKDRSKALDPAAMTERFPHLLYLGTFSKAYGLGGMRIGYGIASEEIIKGLYKLRPPFNVTTLSLIAAEQALGDREFVEMTLENCFEQMKEYISFARKAGIEAIESYTNFITYMFEDPLDSTELSDALLRKGIIVRDLKGYGINAVRITIGKPEENIRFFEAMDQLLDSGTR
- a CDS encoding chorismate mutase I / prephenate dehydratase, whose protein sequence is MNLEELRKQIDAIDDRLLELLNRRIEVVQRVGELKHRTGASIYRPEREKAIIKRLVQKNEGPLTEPAIEAIFLEIFAVARNFEQPQRVAYLGPEGSFTHQAAENRFGAMSEYIPLHSIPAVFKAVHADRARFAVVPIENNTNGFVGETLDELAESDLKIVAELYLPIHHSFVTKAEHLRRIERIYSKDIAFNQCRSFLLEHELDTVEYVPVESTAKAARLAAADTQSAAICSHIAAKLYNVPIMFENIEDNHKNRTRFIILGDFENEPSGSDKTSILAKLSDKPGSLYEFLRSFHEAGINLKKIESRPASGEAEFDYWFYIDFEGHKDEPAIKEVLQKHKESIKILGSYVQNG
- a CDS encoding NagD, predicted sugar phosphatases of the HAD superfamily encodes the protein MKGFLIDVQGTLIDDADKRAIPGSLEVIESLRKRGVPFMLVTNNTKMESAEFRGYLRGLGFDFSDEQYLDPLMVLESVLPPCRVAAYGTEPFLRVLRERGYRLEYDSPEAVLVSIKEDFGNDEFATMIEALLGGAALIGMHETSLYAKSGRRYPGVGAILKMLSFATGRDYEVVGKPSERFYSLALDMLREQGGSAEPGSVVMVSDDLTGDLKGAKEMGMRTALVLSGKIASADEVAEELERIEPEWVCGSVGEWYESYERGAA
- a CDS encoding diaminopimelate decarboxylase, which gives rise to MIDFKALAEKYDTPLYIYDFAHITGQYEELKKAFSGKKSLISYAVKANSNLSVIAHLARLGSGADCVSIGEVRRALLSGVPKYKIIFSGVGKRDDEIEEALKEDILLLNLESEAEMERVEEIASGLGKEARISIRVNPNIDPKTHPYISTGLHENKFGVDIETAKRMYIRANNSPHLDPVGIHFHIGSQLTELDPIREAAAIVADLVRSLKAIKIDIRFFDVGGGLGIVYDDEKTISPNDYAQAIFSALRGLDVTVICEPGRFIVGNSGFFLTKVLYEKVNEGKRFIIVDGGMNDLLRPSLYNAYHKVEVVGKSGGESEADLVGPVCESGDFFAKNRLLPATEPGDLVVVHSAGAYGFVMAGNYNTRPRPAEVAVIEGKERCIRVRESFEDLVKLEKMCL